In Microvenator marinus, one genomic interval encodes:
- a CDS encoding inositol-3-phosphate synthase translates to MKNVVEVQPNDGKLAILIPGLGAVATTLIAGVDAILAGRNAPVGSYAEMGHLPTADGERVRVKEAVPLASLEDVVFGGWDIYEGNAYQAARRAKVLSNEDLSACQEALERVKPMPAVFDHEYVKNIDGPNVKSAKSKWDLAESIVADIKGFMDANGCDRAVGVWCASTERYIEPGPVHQTVSAFENGLKENHPDISPAMIYAYAFVKSGVPLANGAPNLALDIPAIVEFAKREGVAIAGKDFKTGQTLMKTMISPGLAARMIGVEGWYSTNILGNTDGAVLDDPGSFKTKEVSKLSVIESILEPELYPELYGNITHRVRIDYYPPRGDNKEGWDNIDIFGWMNYPMQIKINFLCRDSILAAPVALDLALFMDLAQRAGMSGVQDWLSFYFKSPQRNGDVMPPHDLFKQQEDLFVTLREISSRSSVKAPKIASAS, encoded by the coding sequence ATGAAGAATGTTGTCGAAGTTCAGCCGAATGATGGAAAACTAGCAATTTTGATCCCAGGTCTTGGGGCCGTGGCCACTACCCTTATTGCGGGTGTGGACGCGATCTTGGCTGGACGAAATGCACCGGTAGGCTCTTATGCCGAAATGGGTCACCTTCCGACTGCGGATGGTGAGCGTGTTCGAGTGAAAGAAGCCGTTCCATTGGCCAGTTTGGAAGATGTGGTGTTTGGTGGTTGGGATATCTACGAAGGTAACGCCTACCAAGCTGCGCGTCGCGCCAAAGTGCTTAGCAATGAAGATCTGAGCGCTTGCCAAGAGGCTCTCGAGCGCGTCAAGCCTATGCCGGCTGTGTTCGACCACGAGTACGTCAAGAATATTGACGGACCGAATGTGAAGTCGGCCAAGTCTAAGTGGGACCTGGCCGAGTCGATCGTTGCCGATATCAAAGGCTTCATGGATGCAAACGGTTGTGACCGCGCCGTGGGCGTTTGGTGTGCTTCTACCGAGCGCTACATCGAGCCCGGCCCAGTTCACCAAACCGTGAGCGCTTTTGAGAATGGTCTCAAAGAGAACCATCCAGACATCAGCCCCGCCATGATTTACGCGTATGCGTTTGTGAAGTCGGGCGTGCCGCTTGCGAACGGAGCACCTAACCTCGCGCTCGATATTCCCGCTATTGTGGAGTTCGCTAAACGCGAAGGTGTTGCGATTGCTGGAAAGGACTTCAAAACGGGTCAAACCCTGATGAAGACCATGATTTCACCAGGTCTTGCTGCTCGTATGATCGGCGTCGAGGGTTGGTACTCCACCAATATCCTCGGCAATACCGATGGCGCAGTGCTTGACGATCCGGGATCATTCAAGACCAAAGAGGTCAGCAAGCTCTCGGTGATCGAGTCGATTCTCGAGCCCGAGCTCTACCCTGAGCTTTACGGCAATATCACTCACCGTGTGCGTATCGACTACTATCCACCACGCGGTGATAATAAGGAAGGCTGGGATAATATCGATATCTTCGGATGGATGAATTATCCTATGCAAATCAAGATCAACTTCCTCTGCCGCGACTCGATTTTGGCGGCACCGGTTGCGCTTGATCTCGCGCTCTTCATGGACCTTGCACAACGTGCAGGCATGAGTGGTGTTCAAGACTGGCTCTCGTTCTACTTCAAGAGTCCACAACGAAAT